A portion of the Cryptomeria japonica chromosome 5, Sugi_1.0, whole genome shotgun sequence genome contains these proteins:
- the LOC131057333 gene encoding uncharacterized protein LOC131057333 isoform X1, with product METLGEVNEKTIEYTEGFVDERKWYEKRIEELMCAVEEMKFKRVEDMKANERVLAIFASKEEAWKKERRQLMQELDALREIEKSSNIREIENFNYGSCSDENNSRKENSQAGCSTQTGCNNPSIDELMQKLGKEAEERKLAYKRFVSVVSEMKAQKKKSEDKLRNAIFEMGASKREAAVKAKEKKHVDAALRKVTDEILRLQKEVDDKDSIIKQLCHRKETVIGVTEILEAELRAKELELSNAKNMLKEYADVERNREREVDKWKRLYLGIKRELDNLHIGTRQSSGLLENGHSSAEGRRRSNSASRSRRLQVEDLEKKHLERIRFLANEIQARNEQDVGLRKQVAIMEKEMHRKDKEIESLQQSLSTARQDKFEVERDAMFMKQMFSSYPLLLQRSKSCNSHDHNLNNARQKGRKNHDSTVGK from the exons ATGGAGACCTTAGGAGAAGTTAATGAGAAAACCATTGAATATACAGAAGGATTCGTTGATGAAAGAAAGTGGTATGAGAAAAGGATTGAAGAGCTTATGTGTGCTGTAGAAGAGATGAAGTTTAAAAGAGTGGAGGACATGAAAGCCAATGAAAGGGTACTTGCCATCTTTGCTTCAAAGGAGGAAGCATGGAAAAAGGAAAGGAGGCAGCTGATGCAGGAGCTTGATGCATTAAGAGAAATTGAAAAATCTAGCAATATTAGAGAGATTGAGAATTTTAACTATGGTAGTTGCAGTGATGAAAACAACAGCAGAAAGGAAAACAGTCAAGCAGGTTGCAGTACTCAAACAGGGTGCAATAATCCTTCCATTGATGAACTGATGCAGAAACTTGGTAAGGAAGCAGAAGAGAGAAAGCTGGCATATAAGAGATTTGTATCTGTGGTATCAGAGATGAAGGCACAGAAGAAGAAGTCGGAAGACAAACTgagaaatgcaatttttgagatggGTGCCTCCAAGAGAGAAGCTGCAGTGAAAGCCAAGGAGAAGAAACATGTAGATGCTGCTTTGAGAAAGGTCACAGATGAGATACTGAGGCTTCAAAAGGAGGTGGATGATAAGGATAGTATTATCAAACAGTTGTGTCACAGAAAGGAGACTGTTATAGGGGTTACAGAGATCTTGGAGGCAGAGCTTAGAGCCAAGGAATTGGAGCTATCTAATGCTAAAAATATGCTCAAGGAGTATGCTGATGTGGAAAGGAATAGGGAGAGAGAGGTGGACAAATGGAAGAGGCTTTATTTGGGGATTAAGCGTGAGCTAGATAATCTTCACATAGGTACCAGGCAATCAAGTGGGCTGCTAGAAAATGGGCATAGTTCAGCTG AAGGACGTCGGAGAAGTAACAGTGCAAGCAGAAGCAGAAGGTTGCAGGTAGAAGATTTAGAGAAAAAACACTTGGAAAGAATCAGGTTTTTAGCAAACGAAATCCAGGCCAGAAATGAACAAGATGTAGGGCTTAGAAAGCAAGTTGCTATCATGGAGAAGGAAATGCATAGGAAGGATAAAGAGATCGAATCTCTGCAACAAAGTTTGAGTACTGCAAGGCAAGATAAATTTGAGGTTGAAAGAGATGCCATGTTTATGAAACAAATGTTTTCTTCTTATCCCCTGTTATTGCAGAGGTCCAAGTCATGCAACAGCCATGACCATAACTTGAACAATGCAAGACAAAAGGGTCGCAAAAATCACGATAGTACGGTTGGCAAATAA
- the LOC131057333 gene encoding uncharacterized protein LOC131057333 isoform X2, which translates to METLGEVNEKTIEYTEGFVDERKWYEKRIEELMCAVEEMKFKRVEDMKANERVLAIFASKEEAWKKERRQLMQELDALREIEKSSNIREIENFNYGSCSDENNSRKENSQAGCSTQTGCNNPSIDELMQKLGKEAEERKLAYKRFVSVVSEMKAQKKKSEDKLRNAIFEMGASKREAAVKAKEKKHVDAALRKVTDEILRLQKEVDDKDSIIKQLCHRKETVIGVTEILEAELRAKELELSNAKNMLKEYADVERNREREVDKWKRLYLGIKRELDNLHIGTRQSSGLLENGHSSAGRTI; encoded by the exons ATGGAGACCTTAGGAGAAGTTAATGAGAAAACCATTGAATATACAGAAGGATTCGTTGATGAAAGAAAGTGGTATGAGAAAAGGATTGAAGAGCTTATGTGTGCTGTAGAAGAGATGAAGTTTAAAAGAGTGGAGGACATGAAAGCCAATGAAAGGGTACTTGCCATCTTTGCTTCAAAGGAGGAAGCATGGAAAAAGGAAAGGAGGCAGCTGATGCAGGAGCTTGATGCATTAAGAGAAATTGAAAAATCTAGCAATATTAGAGAGATTGAGAATTTTAACTATGGTAGTTGCAGTGATGAAAACAACAGCAGAAAGGAAAACAGTCAAGCAGGTTGCAGTACTCAAACAGGGTGCAATAATCCTTCCATTGATGAACTGATGCAGAAACTTGGTAAGGAAGCAGAAGAGAGAAAGCTGGCATATAAGAGATTTGTATCTGTGGTATCAGAGATGAAGGCACAGAAGAAGAAGTCGGAAGACAAACTgagaaatgcaatttttgagatggGTGCCTCCAAGAGAGAAGCTGCAGTGAAAGCCAAGGAGAAGAAACATGTAGATGCTGCTTTGAGAAAGGTCACAGATGAGATACTGAGGCTTCAAAAGGAGGTGGATGATAAGGATAGTATTATCAAACAGTTGTGTCACAGAAAGGAGACTGTTATAGGGGTTACAGAGATCTTGGAGGCAGAGCTTAGAGCCAAGGAATTGGAGCTATCTAATGCTAAAAATATGCTCAAGGAGTATGCTGATGTGGAAAGGAATAGGGAGAGAGAGGTGGACAAATGGAAGAGGCTTTATTTGGGGATTAAGCGTGAGCTAGATAATCTTCACATAGGTACCAGGCAATCAAGTGGGCTGCTAGAAAATGGGCATAGTTCAGCTG GAAGAACAATATAA